Proteins encoded in a region of the Rutidosis leptorrhynchoides isolate AG116_Rl617_1_P2 chromosome 9, CSIRO_AGI_Rlap_v1, whole genome shotgun sequence genome:
- the LOC139867432 gene encoding uncharacterized protein gives MINMLTIGFILTTLVTAGVWSPSPSPPHHDHHHEVIVKEGHRVVVVEYDKEADGSTKVLFSPHDHVDPKDGSGEKSASPAEGMFSGPKELVCDAYGKCKHKIANAFTKTKDAVEKTTHEVTELEQHAKDAASGALGKAKKVADDVVCTVKDGVSKDFDVVDSPKRLGEDTERNVTGRIEEGVEQAKESVTKVGQKYLTEILSKVKNVLGHVVARDKVDEVVRLIHMLGFSTAYGMCVWVTFVSSYILGRYLPRTQFGMVQSRIYPVYFKAMAYCVSAALFGYLISQRKEIWSNMLEMFQGLSLVSALLMVLTNMVFLEPRATKLMYERLKIEKEEGRGTTAKAKVRVVDNYGNNREATTVLRSHANVVSERQDILKLNENLKRLNTYSSALNVSTLVILTWHMAYIGQRLQATR, from the exons ATGATTAACATGTTAACCATCGGTTTTATTCTAACAACACTAGTAACAGCAGGTGTGTGGTCCCCATCTCCGTCGCCACCTCATCACGACCACCACCATGAAGTCATCGTGAAAGAAGGGCACCGAGTTGTGGTCGTTGAGTACGATAAAGAAGCTGACGGAAGTACAAAAGTTTTATTTTCTCCACATGACCATGTGGACCCGAAAGACGGTTCTGGTGAAAAATCCGCTTCACCGGCTGAAGGAATGTTTTCCGGTCCAAAAGAACTCGTTTGCGATGCTTATGGTAAGTGTAAACATAAGATCGCAAACGCGTTCACTAAAACAAAAGACGCCGTTGAAAAAACAACTCATGAAGTTACAGAACTCGAACAACATGCGAAAGATGCGGCAAGTGGGGCCCTCGGAAAAGCAAAAAAGGTGGCGGATGACGTGGTTTGTACTGTAAAAGACGGAGTGTCGAAGGATTTCGACGTTGTCGATTCACCAAAACGATTGGGCGAAGATACGGAACGAAACGTAACGGGTAGAATCGAAGAAGGTGTTGAACAAGCTAAAGAAAGTGTAACaaaagttggacaaaaatatttaaCTGAAATTTTAAGTAAAGTAAAAAATGTTTTGGGGCACGTGGTGGCACGTGACAAAGTGGATGAGGTTGTAAGGTTGATACATATGTTAGGGTTTTCAACAGCTTATGGGATGTGTGTTTGGGTGACGTTTGTTTCGAGTTATATTTTGGGAAGATATTTACCTAGAACACAATTTGGAATGGTGCAGAGTAGGATTTATCCGGTTTATTTTAAAGCAATGGCTTATTGTGTTTCTGCAGCTTTGTTTGGATATTTAATAAGTCAACGGAAAGAGATTTGGTCAAACATGTTGGAGATGTTTCAGGGTTTAAGTCTTGTTTCTGCACTCTTGATGGTGTTGACTAATATGGTGTTTTTGGAGCCTAGAGCTACTAAG TTGATGTATGAGAGGTTGAAGATCGAGAAGGAGGAAGGTAGGGGTACAACAGCTAAAGCTAAAGTTAGGGTGGTTGATAACTACGGTAACAATCGTGAGGCGACGACTGTGCTACGGTCACATGCCAATGTCGTATCAGAGAGACAAGATATACTAAAGTTAAATGAGAACTTAAAGAGGTTAAATACATATTCGTCTGCTTTGAATGTTTCGACGTTGGTGATACTTACATGGCATATGGCTTACATAGGCCAACGTCTTCAAGCTACAAGGTGA